In one Umezawaea sp. Da 62-37 genomic region, the following are encoded:
- a CDS encoding cold-shock protein: protein MAQGTVKWFNGEKGFGFIEQDGGGPDVFVHYSEITGSGFKSLDEGQRVEFEIGQGQKGPQAQQVRTV from the coding sequence ATGGCGCAGGGCACTGTTAAGTGGTTCAACGGCGAAAAGGGCTTCGGCTTCATCGAGCAGGACGGTGGCGGTCCTGACGTCTTCGTCCACTACTCGGAGATCACGGGCAGCGGCTTCAAGTCCCTCGACGAGGGTCAGCGCGTGGAGTTCGAGATCGGCCAGGGCCAGAAGGGCCCCCAGGCCCAGCAGGTCCGCACCGTCTGA
- a CDS encoding helix-turn-helix domain-containing protein, with translation MAARTGRTASEPDLGVLAGRLLSAVRQDLFTTLAEKGFTDLRPRHGTVLAHLSKNGVRATDLSRLSGVHKQVIGTVVDELERLGYVERRPDPADRRAKLILPTGRGLAQMRAAAAFMAAAERRHARRLGPETYARFKLLLDDVAEHQRRRASR, from the coding sequence ATGGCAGCGCGCACCGGACGGACGGCCTCCGAACCGGACCTCGGGGTCCTGGCGGGACGCCTGCTGTCGGCGGTGCGGCAGGACCTCTTCACGACCCTGGCGGAGAAGGGCTTCACCGATCTCCGGCCCAGGCACGGCACCGTGCTCGCCCACCTGAGCAAGAACGGCGTGCGCGCCACCGACCTCTCCCGCCTTTCGGGCGTGCACAAGCAGGTGATCGGGACCGTCGTCGACGAGCTCGAACGACTCGGCTACGTCGAGCGCCGCCCCGACCCGGCCGACCGCCGCGCGAAGCTCATCCTCCCCACCGGCCGCGGCCTCGCCCAGATGCGCGCCGCCGCCGCCTTCATGGCCGCGGCGGAACGCCGCCACGCCCGCCGCCTCGGCCCGGAGACCTACGCGCGGTTCAAGCTCCTGCTCGACGACGTCGCGGAACACCAGCGCCGCAGGGCTTCCCGCTGA
- a CDS encoding carbonic anhydrase family protein — translation MARRGLFAALLPLALAVTVVTTGGTAQSQVPSQSPIDVTPGSVRIDPRLPKLHVAYGHSDLDLEYIRKDAASATGCATRDHEETEEAFVTPGAAHVTLAGVRYELEQFHFHTPSEHKFAGHSDPLEMHFVHRSAEGKLLVIGVPLRAGAPSTVDRVLAHLTPECGEDVLLRNVDLDSLLPTNRATFRYNGSLTTAPFTEGVQWFLTTEQTVSPATIARFQSLFTTGNARATQPLNGRTVTEAPRI, via the coding sequence GTGGCACGCAGAGGCCTCTTCGCCGCTCTCCTCCCCTTGGCCCTCGCCGTCACCGTCGTGACGACCGGCGGTACCGCGCAGTCGCAGGTGCCCAGCCAGAGTCCGATCGACGTGACGCCCGGCTCGGTCAGGATCGATCCCCGCCTGCCGAAGCTGCACGTCGCCTACGGGCACTCGGACCTGGACCTGGAGTACATCCGCAAGGACGCGGCGAGCGCCACCGGCTGCGCCACGCGCGACCACGAGGAGACCGAGGAAGCCTTCGTCACGCCCGGCGCGGCGCACGTCACGCTCGCCGGCGTCCGGTACGAGTTGGAGCAGTTCCACTTCCACACGCCGTCCGAGCACAAGTTCGCGGGCCACTCCGACCCGCTGGAGATGCACTTCGTGCACCGCAGCGCCGAGGGCAAGCTGCTGGTGATCGGCGTGCCGCTGCGCGCGGGCGCACCGTCCACCGTGGACCGGGTGCTGGCGCACCTCACGCCGGAGTGCGGTGAGGACGTGCTGCTCCGGAACGTGGACCTCGACTCGCTGCTGCCGACCAACCGCGCCACGTTCCGCTACAACGGATCGCTGACCACCGCGCCGTTCACCGAGGGCGTGCAGTGGTTCCTGACCACCGAGCAGACCGTGTCGCCCGCGACCATCGCGCGGTTCCAGTCGCTGTTCACCACGGGCAACGCCCGCGCGACCCAGCCGCTCAACGGCCGGACCGTGACCGAGGCCCCGCGCATCTGA
- a CDS encoding phosphotransferase has protein sequence MSGIPTPEDLAARTARAVAAAVGAGRDLGLEVGDPKVLHDVFSVVVHLAPSPVVVRVPTVLPPALRADPVALHRRQRDELDVVGWLAEQGIPVIPPSPLVPRSPVARDGFSMTFWRFVEIEEREPDYARNAASTVALHEALREYPGELPFLSSYQGAIGAGLDVLEGRPDLLAPADLERARGEWARLEPVLASREGFAETFPGVAVQTVHGDSPPYNLVHTTSGDLHADFELVTAGPIELDLAMIGPEAEDAYDEAAAELGLPTLDRRVLAVVNAAARLQAVACLALVPELPILAEGLKPALDLWRAAPPTA, from the coding sequence GTGTCCGGAATCCCCACGCCCGAAGACCTGGCCGCCCGCACCGCGCGAGCCGTGGCCGCCGCCGTCGGAGCCGGCCGCGACCTGGGGCTCGAGGTAGGCGACCCGAAGGTCCTGCACGACGTGTTCTCGGTCGTCGTGCACCTCGCCCCGTCGCCCGTGGTCGTTCGAGTGCCCACCGTGCTGCCGCCCGCGCTCCGGGCCGACCCGGTCGCCCTGCACCGCCGTCAACGCGATGAGCTGGACGTGGTCGGCTGGCTTGCCGAGCAGGGGATCCCGGTCATCCCGCCCAGCCCGCTGGTGCCCCGTTCGCCGGTCGCGCGGGACGGCTTCTCCATGACGTTCTGGCGGTTCGTCGAGATCGAGGAGCGCGAACCCGACTACGCGCGCAACGCCGCCTCGACGGTCGCCCTGCACGAGGCCCTGCGCGAGTACCCCGGCGAGCTGCCGTTCCTCTCGTCCTACCAGGGCGCGATCGGGGCGGGCCTCGACGTCCTCGAAGGCCGTCCCGACCTGCTCGCACCGGCCGACCTGGAGCGCGCCCGCGGTGAATGGGCGCGTCTCGAACCGGTCCTCGCCTCGCGCGAGGGCTTCGCCGAGACGTTCCCCGGTGTGGCCGTGCAGACCGTGCACGGCGACTCGCCGCCGTACAACCTGGTCCACACCACGAGCGGCGACCTGCACGCGGACTTCGAGCTGGTGACCGCGGGCCCGATCGAACTCGACCTCGCCATGATCGGCCCCGAGGCCGAGGACGCCTACGACGAGGCCGCCGCCGAACTCGGCCTCCCCACCCTGGACCGCCGGGTGCTGGCCGTCGTGAACGCCGCCGCCCGGCTACAGGCCGTGGCCTGCCTCGCCCTCGTCCCCGAACTCCCGATCCTGGCCGAGGGCCTCAAGCCCGCGCTCGACCTCTGGCGCGCCGCACCCCCGACGGCCTGA
- a CDS encoding VOC family protein, giving the protein MVTRETSWPAGTPCWADLGADVDKSTAFYSGLFGWEVDKLETAVLGYWTATLGGRNAAGLGAQQDMAQPPQWTTYLATDDADATAAKIFEAGGHVVVAPMDVEEQGRIAIAVDTAGAMFGIWQAGAHTGLQVTGESGSVTWSENTTRDFDGTRKFYADVFGYSYADLSDNDSQYATISLGGDTIGGIGGAYGDAPSAWLTYFAVSDTDAAVAKVAELGGWVVMPPTDSPNGRAAVVSDDQGAVFAVIDASTKA; this is encoded by the coding sequence ATGGTCACTCGCGAGACGTCATGGCCCGCAGGAACGCCGTGTTGGGCCGACCTCGGCGCGGACGTCGACAAGTCCACGGCCTTCTACTCGGGGCTCTTCGGCTGGGAGGTCGACAAGCTCGAGACCGCCGTGCTCGGGTACTGGACCGCCACGCTCGGCGGCCGCAACGCCGCCGGTCTGGGCGCCCAGCAGGACATGGCCCAGCCGCCGCAGTGGACGACCTACCTCGCCACGGACGACGCCGACGCGACCGCCGCCAAGATCTTCGAGGCGGGCGGGCACGTGGTCGTCGCGCCCATGGACGTGGAGGAGCAGGGCCGGATCGCCATCGCGGTCGACACCGCGGGCGCGATGTTCGGCATCTGGCAGGCGGGGGCCCACACCGGGCTCCAGGTCACCGGTGAGAGCGGCTCCGTCACGTGGAGCGAGAACACCACCCGCGACTTCGACGGCACTCGGAAGTTCTACGCCGACGTGTTCGGGTACAGCTACGCCGACCTGAGCGACAACGACTCCCAGTACGCCACCATCTCGCTGGGCGGCGACACCATCGGTGGCATCGGCGGCGCCTACGGCGACGCGCCCTCGGCGTGGCTGACGTACTTCGCGGTGTCCGACACCGACGCCGCGGTCGCCAAGGTGGCCGAGCTCGGCGGCTGGGTCGTCATGCCGCCGACCGACAGCCCCAACGGCCGGGCCGCCGTCGTCAGCGACGACCAGGGCGCCGTGTTCGCGGTGATCGACGCGTCCACCAAGGCCTGA
- a CDS encoding protein phosphatase 2C domain-containing protein, with translation MLVEQVTRPVRLTSGACSERGGRAHNADATGAHRDPVSGGLAFAIADGIGDSERAGHAARLAAAAAAREAAHVGAGRAVAAARAALEAWQPDDEHHLAGDAVLVAAAPRLGGGFTVAWAGDARAYFWDGMALTRLTTDQTVAEYFRGHGLTPTARMEHVVTNSVRLSAPATIGLAHAPRGPGRLVLTSDGVHGRLTPEGFRLVMAGAGDPGTTAALLVTAALRAGGTDNATALVVDVT, from the coding sequence ATGCTGGTGGAACAGGTGACGCGGCCGGTCCGGCTGACCAGCGGGGCGTGCAGCGAACGGGGCGGTCGCGCGCACAACGCCGACGCCACCGGCGCCCACCGCGATCCCGTTTCCGGCGGGCTGGCGTTCGCGATCGCCGACGGCATCGGGGACTCCGAGCGGGCGGGGCACGCCGCCCGGCTGGCGGCCGCGGCGGCGGCGCGCGAGGCGGCGCACGTCGGGGCGGGCCGCGCCGTGGCGGCGGCACGGGCGGCACTGGAGGCGTGGCAGCCCGACGACGAGCACCACCTGGCGGGCGACGCCGTCCTGGTGGCCGCGGCTCCCAGGCTCGGCGGCGGGTTCACCGTGGCGTGGGCGGGCGACGCGCGGGCGTACTTCTGGGACGGCATGGCGCTGACCCGGCTGACGACCGACCAGACGGTGGCGGAGTACTTCCGCGGGCACGGGCTGACGCCGACCGCGCGGATGGAGCACGTGGTGACCAACTCGGTGCGGCTCAGCGCGCCCGCGACGATCGGCCTGGCGCACGCGCCGCGCGGTCCCGGCAGGCTGGTGCTGACCTCAGACGGCGTGCACGGGCGGCTCACCCCGGAGGGCTTCCGGCTCGTCATGGCGGGCGCGGGCGACCCCGGAACCACCGCGGCACTGCTCGTGACGGCCGCTTTGCGGGCCGGCGGCACGGACAACGCGACCGCTCTCGTGGTCGACGTGACGTGA
- a CDS encoding DinB family protein translates to MTGSITTTRTGERADLLETLGKHRFFLRHTTQGLTDEQAALSPTVSRLSLGGLVKHVANTEAAWLRFVLGGAERMEEDAMPWDEQHRMMPGETLAGLLQRYEEVARETDEVIAALPDLDVAHPLPVAPWFEAGKSWSARRVFLHLIAETSQHAGHADILRETIDGQRSMG, encoded by the coding sequence ATGACCGGCAGCATCACCACCACCAGGACCGGCGAGCGGGCGGACCTGCTGGAGACGCTGGGCAAGCACCGGTTCTTCCTGCGGCACACCACTCAGGGGCTGACCGACGAGCAGGCCGCACTGAGCCCCACCGTCAGCAGGCTGTCGCTCGGAGGGCTCGTCAAGCACGTCGCGAACACCGAGGCGGCGTGGCTGCGGTTCGTCCTCGGCGGGGCGGAGCGGATGGAGGAGGACGCCATGCCGTGGGACGAGCAGCACCGGATGATGCCGGGCGAGACGCTCGCCGGGCTGCTCCAGCGGTACGAGGAGGTCGCGCGCGAGACCGACGAGGTCATCGCGGCGCTGCCCGACCTGGACGTGGCGCACCCGCTGCCCGTGGCGCCGTGGTTCGAGGCGGGCAAGAGCTGGTCGGCGCGCCGGGTGTTCCTGCACCTGATCGCCGAGACCTCGCAGCACGCCGGGCACGCCGACATCCTGCGCGAGACGATCGACGGCCAGAGGTCGATGGGCTGA
- a CDS encoding ribose-phosphate pyrophosphokinase — translation MRDIAVFTGTAHPDLAAEICTHLGTPLLPTRVQRFANDCLEVQLQANCRERDVFIIQPLVPPVQENLVELLLMLDAARGASAARITVVMPHYAYARSDKKDAPRISIGARLVADLLVTAGANRVLAMTLHSPQVHGFFSIPVDHLHALRELAAHFKQYDLSNTVVVSPDLGNAKEAAHFARILGVPVAAGAKQRFADDKVHISAVIGQVRGKDVIVLDDEIAKGSTVIELLDRLRERESGTIRVACTHGLFSDGALERLGAEPDVLEIVCTNTVPIAAEKHVPKLKVLSVAGPLAEAMRRIHNGESVSTLFEAP, via the coding sequence GTGCGTGACATCGCGGTTTTCACCGGCACTGCCCATCCCGACCTCGCGGCCGAGATCTGCACCCACCTCGGCACGCCACTACTGCCCACCCGCGTCCAGCGGTTCGCGAACGACTGCCTCGAAGTCCAGCTCCAGGCGAACTGCCGCGAGCGGGACGTGTTCATCATCCAGCCGCTGGTCCCACCCGTCCAGGAGAACCTGGTCGAGCTGCTGCTGATGCTCGACGCCGCCCGCGGGGCCTCCGCGGCCCGCATCACCGTCGTCATGCCCCACTACGCCTACGCGCGGTCGGACAAGAAGGACGCCCCGCGCATCTCCATCGGCGCCCGGCTGGTCGCCGACCTGCTCGTCACGGCGGGCGCGAACCGGGTGCTGGCGATGACCCTGCACTCGCCGCAGGTGCACGGGTTCTTCAGCATCCCCGTCGACCACCTGCACGCGCTGCGGGAACTGGCCGCCCACTTCAAGCAGTACGACCTGAGCAACACCGTCGTGGTCTCCCCCGACCTCGGCAACGCGAAGGAGGCCGCGCACTTCGCCCGCATCCTCGGCGTGCCGGTCGCGGCGGGCGCGAAGCAGCGGTTCGCCGACGACAAGGTGCACATCAGCGCCGTCATCGGCCAGGTGCGCGGCAAGGACGTGATCGTCCTGGACGACGAGATCGCCAAGGGCAGCACCGTGATCGAGCTGCTGGACCGGTTGCGGGAACGGGAAAGCGGCACGATCCGCGTCGCGTGCACGCACGGCTTGTTCTCCGACGGCGCGCTGGAACGGCTCGGCGCCGAGCCGGACGTGCTGGAGATCGTGTGCACCAACACCGTGCCGATCGCGGCGGAGAAGCACGTGCCGAAGCTGAAGGTGCTGTCGGTGGCCGGGCCGCTGGCCGAGGCGATGCGGCGCATCCACAACGGCGAGTCGGTCAGCACCCTGTTCGAAGCCCCCTAG
- a CDS encoding M14 family zinc carboxypeptidase has translation MVSSRRKSVFRAVVAVGVSSTVVIGLNAPTSAAAENVLRADRAVARSCFANVLPARTPGVDRREVTSTVDGLVQARLAAKDSTAGDWDVAVFDKTTGALVAASTALDSRELAESFVVKGQQLVVQGCRYSGDARTAVLGVDFLAITPQGTPTPGAVAAVAPERAELVRVSTADQQDKNELIGLGLDVTEKADATSVDVVLAGGADRKVLEGSGFRFEVLNADLSATSRDNARKDVEFAAKTKATGLPSGRTTYRHLWEYNFEMKELARRNPGLVQAFTLPHPTVEGIDVVGVEIATNVGNKADGKPVNLLMATHHAREWPSAEHAMEWVYELVDGYSHDGEIRDLVKRTRNIVVPVVNADGFSISREAEPRGDFSRFDYEMKRKNCQASDSPEQYRTGVCKANPAGAQRGTDPNRNYAGFWGGAGASTNWAGETFRGAAPFSEPETRNIRELVSARQVTNLLTLHTYSGLVLRVPGVFGTRPPLDEPANKALGDLMASRNGYTSQPSWALYDTSGTTEDWSYWATGGYGYTMEIGLDGFHPPYETGVVAEYLGQAPAPGAGKGGNRAAFLDMLRNAATPAAHSTLTGSAPRGYELALHKSFQTPTSPVRQPDGSTAPPIYVQDTLDSKLTATGGRFSWAVNPSTRPYVAGRYGREPQAPVQQSIQLANPAGVPAENTRYPTDQTVERIPFTIKGMPEVDNGKVAVTVDWASPSTDWDLYVLDASGQTVTSSANGGTNTETAVLYDPPAGEYTAVLVNYDQADPSAVDDWGTGRVQFEPPVPPTYGPKESYTLTCKDRRGRIVGLADVYVDRGQSVDVGAVCTDSARETKARKR, from the coding sequence ATGGTGTCCTCCAGACGGAAATCCGTGTTCAGAGCAGTGGTGGCGGTGGGCGTCAGCTCCACCGTGGTGATCGGGCTGAACGCGCCGACGAGCGCGGCCGCGGAGAACGTCCTGCGCGCCGACCGCGCGGTCGCCAGGTCCTGCTTCGCGAACGTCCTCCCCGCCCGCACCCCCGGTGTCGACCGCCGCGAGGTGACCTCCACCGTCGACGGCCTCGTCCAGGCCAGGCTGGCCGCGAAGGACAGCACCGCGGGCGACTGGGACGTCGCGGTGTTCGACAAGACCACCGGCGCGCTGGTCGCCGCCTCCACCGCGTTGGACTCCCGCGAGCTCGCGGAGAGCTTCGTGGTCAAGGGGCAGCAGCTCGTCGTGCAGGGCTGCCGCTACTCCGGCGACGCGCGCACCGCGGTGCTGGGCGTCGACTTCCTGGCCATCACCCCGCAGGGCACGCCCACTCCGGGCGCGGTGGCGGCGGTCGCGCCCGAGCGGGCCGAGCTGGTCCGCGTGTCGACGGCCGACCAGCAGGACAAGAACGAGCTCATCGGGCTCGGGCTGGACGTCACGGAGAAGGCCGACGCGACCAGCGTCGACGTCGTCCTGGCCGGCGGGGCCGACCGGAAGGTGCTGGAGGGCAGCGGTTTCCGGTTCGAGGTCCTGAACGCCGACCTCTCGGCCACCTCGCGCGACAACGCCCGCAAGGACGTCGAGTTCGCCGCGAAGACCAAGGCCACCGGGCTCCCGTCCGGCCGGACGACCTACCGGCACCTGTGGGAGTACAACTTCGAGATGAAGGAGCTGGCGCGCCGCAACCCCGGACTCGTCCAGGCGTTCACGCTGCCGCACCCGACGGTCGAGGGCATCGACGTCGTCGGCGTGGAGATCGCCACCAACGTGGGCAACAAGGCCGACGGCAAGCCCGTCAACCTGCTCATGGCCACCCACCACGCGCGCGAGTGGCCGTCGGCCGAGCACGCGATGGAGTGGGTCTACGAGCTGGTCGACGGCTACTCCCACGACGGCGAGATCCGCGACCTGGTCAAGCGCACCCGCAACATCGTCGTCCCGGTGGTCAACGCCGACGGCTTCTCCATCTCCCGCGAGGCCGAGCCGAGGGGCGACTTCTCCCGGTTCGACTACGAGATGAAGCGCAAGAACTGCCAGGCCTCCGACTCGCCGGAGCAGTACCGCACCGGCGTGTGCAAGGCGAACCCGGCGGGCGCGCAGCGCGGCACCGACCCGAACCGCAACTACGCGGGCTTCTGGGGCGGCGCGGGCGCGTCCACCAACTGGGCGGGCGAGACCTTCCGCGGCGCGGCCCCGTTCTCCGAGCCGGAAACCCGGAACATCCGTGAACTCGTGTCCGCCCGCCAGGTCACGAACCTGCTGACCCTGCACACCTATTCGGGTCTGGTGCTGCGCGTTCCCGGCGTCTTCGGGACCAGGCCGCCGCTCGACGAGCCCGCGAACAAGGCGCTGGGCGACCTGATGGCGTCGCGCAACGGCTACACGAGCCAGCCGTCCTGGGCCCTCTACGACACGTCGGGCACCACCGAGGACTGGTCGTACTGGGCCACTGGCGGTTACGGGTACACGATGGAGATCGGCCTGGACGGGTTCCACCCGCCGTACGAGACCGGTGTCGTGGCCGAGTACCTGGGCCAGGCCCCGGCTCCCGGCGCCGGGAAGGGCGGCAACCGCGCCGCTTTCCTGGACATGCTGAGGAACGCCGCCACGCCCGCCGCGCACTCGACGCTGACCGGTTCGGCGCCGCGCGGGTACGAACTGGCGCTGCACAAGTCCTTCCAGACGCCCACCTCGCCGGTGCGGCAGCCGGACGGGTCGACCGCGCCGCCGATCTACGTGCAGGACACGCTGGACTCGAAGCTGACCGCCACGGGCGGCAGGTTCTCCTGGGCGGTCAACCCGTCCACCCGGCCCTACGTGGCGGGCCGGTACGGGCGGGAACCGCAGGCGCCCGTGCAGCAGAGCATCCAGCTGGCCAACCCGGCGGGCGTGCCCGCCGAGAACACCCGGTACCCGACGGACCAGACCGTCGAACGGATCCCCTTCACCATCAAGGGGATGCCGGAGGTCGACAACGGCAAGGTGGCCGTGACGGTCGACTGGGCGTCGCCGTCGACGGACTGGGACCTGTACGTCCTGGACGCCTCCGGGCAGACGGTGACGTCGTCGGCCAACGGCGGGACGAACACGGAGACGGCCGTGCTGTACGACCCGCCCGCGGGGGAGTACACGGCGGTGCTCGTGAACTACGACCAGGCCGACCCCTCGGCCGTGGACGACTGGGGGACCGGGCGGGTGCAGTTCGAGCCGCCGGTGCCGCCGACCTACGGGCCCAAGGAGTCGTACACGCTCACCTGCAAGGACCGGCGGGGCCGGATCGTCGGTCTTGCCGACGTGTACGTGGACCGCGGGCAGAGCGTCGACGTCGGGGCCGTGTGCACGGACTCGGCTCGGGAGACGAAGGCGCGCAAGCGCTAG
- a CDS encoding BTAD domain-containing putative transcriptional regulator, with product MDSAARTSSTGMRFSVLGPLRAWRGADELDLGPRQQRLVLAVLLVRAGQPVPLSELVDALWDEDAPSSAVNVVHRHVGQLRRVLEPDLPLRASGRWLVRDGSGYRLLVDAESTDLLRFRALVVEAGEAVARGERAEAVAVYVKALRLWRGPCGLGLRPSSWADPTFTAVDRECLVAAAEAADAALACGLAGDVLPTVRAVAARDPLNEELHARLVLLLSASGHQAEALAEYRSTAARLAAELGVDPGPALREAQRRVLRQQVPIGTPFEVEAPVVRPAQLPRDLSTFSGRDGDLTRMLGALDSADRPMTIALIDGMPGAGKTTVAVRLAYEIANRYPDGQLFVNLRGFDPGGSAVEPAEALRGFLYALGAPGDRVPAEPDEQAALYRALLKDKRMLVVLDNARDVEHVLPLMPGSPRCLVVVTSRNRLTGLLVDEGAHPFTLDPMPVAEARAMVALRLGVARSARDPDAVDRIVAMCGRLPLALAVVAARAAAYPDMPLHSIAEELEVAQGGLDAFGYDDTSDLRAVFSWSYRTLTPASARVFRMLALHWGPDISLAAGASLLGVPPREARAGLAELTRTRLMTEHKPGRYQFHDLVRAYALELGAELDSAEDRREAAERLLDHLLQSAHTIHLLLRGPRPPVPLDDPLPGVTPETARDYDDALAWFETERHVIESSVATAIAHGLPARACWLALTTQQFYQRHGLHHSWAVTMELGLRAAREAGDRYGEVRSQRSLAGAYYYLADNNRALALLREAEPLIDELGWDSERPYVQRNIADVLSYSGPSGIADYPTALKYYENALEGHRAMANDHGMALSIEGIGECKLRLGEPEAAIALLTRSASLYRDIGDRNGTASSFATLGEAHLVRGRPAIAAPHLMAALVLHRGVHERRGEVNDLVLLGDARAALHDLDTARAAWEEALAIMVEHHLTWSGPTGGTPTEIRARIEGRPLHAVGREGGVPTPERRDPASR from the coding sequence GTGGACTCGGCTGCGCGGACCAGTTCGACGGGGATGCGGTTCTCGGTGCTGGGGCCGTTGCGCGCGTGGCGCGGTGCCGACGAGCTGGATCTCGGGCCGCGGCAGCAGAGGCTGGTGCTGGCGGTGCTGCTGGTGCGGGCCGGGCAGCCGGTGCCGTTGAGCGAACTGGTGGACGCGCTGTGGGACGAGGACGCGCCCAGCAGCGCGGTGAACGTGGTGCACCGGCACGTCGGGCAGCTGCGCCGGGTGCTGGAGCCGGACCTGCCGCTGCGCGCGAGCGGGCGGTGGCTGGTGCGCGACGGGAGCGGGTACCGGTTGCTGGTGGACGCGGAGTCGACCGACCTGCTGCGGTTCCGCGCGCTGGTCGTCGAGGCCGGTGAGGCCGTCGCACGGGGCGAGCGCGCCGAGGCGGTGGCGGTCTACGTCAAGGCGCTGCGGTTGTGGCGGGGGCCGTGCGGGTTGGGGCTGCGGCCGAGTTCGTGGGCCGATCCGACGTTCACGGCGGTCGACCGGGAGTGCCTGGTGGCGGCCGCCGAGGCCGCGGACGCCGCGTTGGCCTGCGGTCTCGCCGGGGACGTGCTGCCGACCGTGCGGGCCGTGGCCGCGCGCGACCCGTTGAACGAGGAGCTGCACGCCCGGCTGGTGCTGCTGCTCAGCGCGTCGGGCCACCAGGCAGAGGCGCTGGCGGAGTACCGGTCGACGGCCGCCCGGCTCGCGGCGGAGCTGGGGGTGGATCCGGGACCGGCGTTGCGCGAGGCCCAGCGGCGGGTGCTGCGGCAGCAGGTCCCCATCGGCACGCCCTTCGAGGTGGAGGCGCCGGTGGTGCGCCCGGCGCAGCTGCCGAGGGACCTGTCGACGTTCAGCGGCCGCGACGGCGACCTGACGCGGATGCTGGGAGCGCTGGACTCCGCGGACCGGCCGATGACGATCGCGCTCATCGACGGCATGCCGGGCGCGGGCAAGACCACGGTCGCCGTGCGGCTGGCCTACGAGATCGCGAACCGCTACCCGGACGGCCAGCTGTTCGTGAACCTGCGCGGGTTCGACCCCGGCGGCTCCGCCGTGGAGCCCGCGGAGGCGTTGCGCGGTTTCCTGTACGCGCTGGGCGCGCCCGGCGACCGCGTCCCGGCCGAACCGGACGAGCAGGCCGCCCTGTACCGGGCCCTGCTCAAGGACAAGCGGATGCTGGTCGTGCTGGACAACGCCCGCGACGTCGAGCACGTGCTGCCGCTGATGCCCGGTTCACCGCGCTGCCTGGTGGTCGTGACCAGCCGCAACCGGCTGACCGGCCTGCTCGTCGACGAGGGCGCGCACCCGTTCACACTGGACCCCATGCCGGTCGCGGAGGCCCGCGCGATGGTGGCGCTCCGGCTCGGGGTGGCGCGCAGCGCCCGCGACCCCGACGCCGTGGACCGGATCGTCGCGATGTGCGGGCGGCTGCCGCTCGCGCTGGCCGTGGTCGCGGCGCGCGCGGCGGCCTACCCGGACATGCCGCTGCACTCGATCGCCGAGGAACTCGAGGTCGCGCAGGGCGGTCTGGACGCGTTCGGCTACGACGACACCAGCGACCTGCGCGCCGTGTTCTCCTGGTCCTACCGCACGCTGACGCCGGCCTCGGCCCGCGTGTTCCGGATGCTCGCGCTGCACTGGGGCCCGGACATCTCGCTGGCCGCGGGCGCCAGCCTGCTCGGCGTCCCGCCGCGCGAGGCCAGGGCGGGCCTGGCCGAGCTGACCCGCACCCGGCTCATGACCGAGCACAAGCCGGGCCGCTACCAGTTCCACGACCTCGTCCGCGCCTACGCGCTGGAACTGGGCGCGGAACTCGACTCGGCCGAGGACCGCCGCGAGGCCGCCGAACGCCTGCTCGACCACCTCCTGCAGTCCGCGCACACCATCCACCTGCTGCTGCGGGGGCCGCGGCCGCCGGTCCCCCTCGACGACCCGCTGCCGGGCGTGACGCCGGAGACGGCCCGCGACTACGACGACGCCCTCGCCTGGTTCGAGACCGAACGGCACGTGATCGAGAGTTCCGTCGCGACCGCGATCGCCCACGGCCTGCCCGCCAGGGCGTGCTGGCTGGCGCTGACCACGCAGCAGTTCTACCAGCGCCACGGCCTGCACCACAGTTGGGCGGTCACCATGGAACTCGGCCTGCGGGCCGCGCGCGAGGCGGGCGACCGGTACGGCGAGGTGCGCAGCCAGCGGAGCCTGGCGGGCGCGTACTACTACCTCGCCGACAACAACCGCGCCCTGGCGCTGCTGCGCGAGGCCGAGCCCCTGATCGACGAGCTCGGCTGGGACAGCGAAAGGCCCTACGTGCAGCGGAACATCGCCGACGTCCTCTCCTACTCGGGCCCGTCCGGCATCGCCGACTACCCGACCGCGCTGAAGTACTACGAGAACGCGCTGGAGGGGCACCGGGCCATGGCCAACGACCACGGCATGGCGCTGTCCATAGAGGGCATCGGCGAGTGCAAGCTGCGCCTCGGCGAACCGGAGGCCGCGATCGCGCTGCTCACCAGGTCCGCTTCCCTGTACCGGGACATCGGCGACCGCAACGGCACGGCGAGCAGCTTCGCCACGCTCGGCGAGGCCCACCTCGTGCGCGGCCGACCGGCGATCGCGGCCCCCCACCTCATGGCCGCGCTGGTGCTGCACCGCGGCGTCCACGAACGCCGCGGCGAGGTCAACGACCTCGTGCTGCTGGGCGACGCCAGGGCGGCCCTGCACGACCTCGACACCGCACGTGCCGCCTGGGAGGAGGCGCTCGCCATCATGGTCGAGCACCACCTGACCTGGTCCGGCCCGACCGGTGGCACCCCGACGGAGATCCGCGCCCGCATCGAGGGCAGGCCGCTGCACGCCGTGGGCCGGGAGGGCGGGGTCCCGACGCCGGAACGCCGGGACCCCGCCTCGCGCTAG